Part of the Chitinophagales bacterium genome, GGCAAAGTAGATATTTTTTATACTACCTTGCCTTTTGTGTTAAAAACACAAGCAATCACTTTCACTATTTCAAGATATTGCGTGCAATCACTATTTTCTGTATTTCGGAAGTACCTTCGTAAATTTGTGTAATTTTGGCATCACGCATCAAACGCTCTACGTGGTACTCTTTCACGTAGCCATAGCCACCATGGATTTGCACGGCTTCGGTGGTTACCCACATAGCCACTTCCGAGGCATACAATTTGGCAGTAGCAGCTGCCAAGGCATAGTCTTCGCCAATATCCTTCAAATAAGCGGCTTTATACACCAGCAGGCGTGCTGCTTCTATCTTGGCATACATTTCTGCCAGCTTGAACTGAATGGCCTGCAGCTCGCAAATAGGGCGACCAAAAGCTTTGCGCTCTTTTGAATACTGCAGAGCCAGCTCATAAGCACCGGCGGCAATACCCAGTGCTTGGGCAGCGATGCCTATACGCCCGCCATTCAGGGTTTGCATGGCAAACTTAAAGCCAAAACCATCTTCGCCTATGCGGTTTTCTTTGGGCACCTTCACATCGGTAAACATCAAAGAATGGGTATCGGAACCACGAATTCCCATCTTGTCTTCTTTTTTACCGATGGTGAAGCCCTCCATTCCTTTCTCCACGATAAGGGCATTGATGCCGCGGTGCCCTTTTTCCGGATGGGTTTGGGCTATTACAATGTAGGTAGAGGCAGAGCTGCCGTTGGTAATCCAGTTTTTGGTA contains:
- a CDS encoding acyl-CoA dehydrogenase, with the translated sequence MTQVMTEGPSFRLSEEHLEVQRAAREFAQRELLPGVIERDTHQIFPAEQIKKMGELGFMGMMVDPKYGGGGMDTISYVLAMEEISKIDASASVCMSVNNSLVCWGLEKFGTEEQKQKYLVPLAKGEKIGAFCLSEPEAGSDATSQRTTAEDKGDYYLLNGTKNWITNGSSASTYIVIAQTHPEKGHRGINALIVEKGMEGFTIGKKEDKMGIRGSDTHSLMFTDVKVPKENRIGEDGFGFKFAMQTLNGGRIGIAAQALGIAAGAYELALQYSKERKAFGRPICELQAIQFKLAEMYAKIEAARLLVYKAAYLKDIGEDYALAAATAKLYASEVAMWVTTEAVQIHGGYGYVKEYHVERLMRDAKITQIYEGTSEIQKIVIARNILK